In Amycolatopsis sp. FBCC-B4732, the genomic stretch GCTGGAAGCCCGTGGTGAAGGCTAGGCCGCCGATCTCGGCCGCCAGGCTCGCCGCCGGTTCGCCGACGCCGCGTTCCCGCAACGCCTCGGCCATCGCGGCCCGCAGTTTCGCGCGCTTGAGCAACTCTCGTTCCCGCAGGTCGCTGTGGCCCGCGACCACCACCTGGACCTTGCGCGCCCACTCGCGCCGCTCGGGCCCGAACACCTCGCCGATCGCCGTCAGGGCCGCCGAGATCGCCTCGACCGGCGTCGCTTCCGCGGGCGCCGAAGCGATCGAGCCGGAAAAGAGGCGGCTCAGGATGTCCTGGCCCGCGAACAGCACTTCGCGCTTGTCGGCGTAGTGGCGGAAGAACGTGCGCTTGGTGAGCCCGGCCCGCTCGGTGATCTCGGCGACCGTGACGCTCTCGTAGCCCCGGTCGAGGAACTCCGCCACGGCGGCGCGCATCAGCCGCTCGCGCGTGTTCGGCTCCCACCGGCTCATGGGGCCCAGCTTAGGCGATGGCACCGGGTGTCATCACGGTGCTACGGTGATGGCACCAAGTGTCATCACTGCGCGGAGGTCGTCATGCGTGTTTTCGTCACCGGTGCGTCGGGCTGGATCGGCTCGGCCCTCGTCCCCGAACTCCTGGGCGCCGGCCACGACGTCGTCGGCCTGGCCCGGTCGGACGGCTCGGCCGCCGCGATCGAGGCCATGGGCGGCGAGGCGCTCCGCGGCGGCCTGACCGACCTCGAGCTGCTCCGGAACGCCTCAGCGGACGCCGACGGCGTCGTCCACCTGGCCTTCGGGCACGACTTCAGCCGGATCGAGGAAACGATCGAGACCGACGCGCGGGCCGTCGAAGCGATGGGCTCGGCGCTGGCCGGCAAGCCGTTCGTGGTCGCGTCGGGCACGCCGGTCGTGCCCGGGCGCGCGTCCCTGGAGGACGACAACCCGGACGGCGCCGGTCCGGTCGCGGGCCGCACCGAGATCGCCCGCGCGGTGGTCGCGATGGCCGGGCGCGGGGTGCGGTCGTCCGTCGTCCGCCTGCCGCGGTCGGTGCACGGCGAAGGCGACAACCACGGCTTCATCGCCCAGCTGATCGGCCTGAACCGCGAAAAGGGCGTCTCGGCCTACGTCGGCGACGGAACGCAGCGCTGGCCCGCGGTGCACGTCGTGGACGCCGCACACCTGTTCCGCCTGGCACTGGAGCAGGCCCCGGCGGGCGCGGTGCTGCACGCGGTCGGCGACGAAGGCGTGGCGATCCGCGACCTGGCCGAGGTGATCGGCACCCGGCTGAACCTGCCGCCCACGTCGGTTCCGGCCGGGGAGCTGGGCTTCCTGGGCCTGATCCTGTCGGTGGACCAGCCCTCGGGCAGCGCGCGCACGCAGGAGCTGCTCGGCTGGCGCCCGACGCGGCCCGGCCTCCTCGAAGACGTCGAGAAGGGCCACTACTTCGGGTAGGAGTGGGACAGCGCCGGCGGAGGTGGCGACAGTGACACCCCCGCCGGCGCCGGGCTTACGCGATCGGCCGGTCCGTCGGCGCGATCGGGGCGGGCAGGAAGTCCCGCCCGGTCAGGAAGGCGTCGACGCCGGCCGCGGCGCTGCGGCCCTCCGCGATCGCCCAGACGATCAGGGACTGGCCGCGGCCCATGTCGCCGGCCACGAACACGTTGTCGAGGCTCGTCTTGAACGCCTTGTCGCGGACGACGTTGCCGCGCCCGTCCAGCTCGACGCCGAGGTCTTCGAGCAGGCCCTGCTTCTGCGGGCCGAGGAAGCCCATGGCCAGCAGGACGAGCTGCGCGGGCAGCTCGCGCTCCGAGCCCTCGACGGGGACGAACTTACCGCCCTCGTTGCGCACCTCGACCAGCTTCAGAGCCCGCACGCGGCCGTCGGCGTCGCCCAGGAACTCCTGCGTGTTCACCGCGTACAGCCGCTCGCCGCCCTCTTCGTGCGCCGAGGACACCCGGTAGATCATCGGGTACGTCGGCCACGGGTGGGCGTCCGAACGGGACTCCGGCGGCTTGGGCATGATCTCCAGCTGCGTCACCGAACGCGCGCCCTGGCGGTGCGACGTCCCGACGCAGTCCGCGCCCGTGTCACCGCCGCCGATGACGACGACGTCCAAGCCCTCGGCCGAATACGGCGAGACGTCGAGGTCGCCTGAGGCGACCCGGTTGGCCGGCGGCAGGAATTCCATGGCCTGGTGGATGCCGTCCAGTTCGCGACCGGGGATCGCGAGGTCGCGCCAGTCGGTGGCCCCGCCGGCGAGCACCACGGCGTCGTGGGCCAGCAGCTCGGACACCGGCAGGTCCGCGCCGACGTTCACCGACGCCCGGAACTCCGTGCCCTCGGCTTCCATCTGCGCGAGCCGGCGGTCGAGGCGGGACTTCTCCATCTTGAACTCGGGGATGCCGTAGCGCAGCAGCCCGCCGATCTTGTCGGCCCGCTCGAAGACCACGACGCTGTGGCCCGCGCGCGTGAGCTGCTGCGCCGCGGCGAGTCCCGACGGGCCGGAGCCCACGACCGCGACCTTCTTGCCGGTCTTCACCGCGGGCACTTCCGGCGTGATCCAGCCCTCTTCGAAGGCGCGGTCGACGATGGAGATCTCGACGCGCTTGATCGTCACCGGGTCGTCGTTGATGCCGAGCACGCACGCGGTTTCGCACGGCGCCGGGCACAGCGTGCCGGTGAACTCCGGGAAGTTGTTCGTCGCGTGCAGCCGCTCGATGGCCTGGCGCCAGTCGTCCCGCCACACCAGCGTGTTCCACTCGGGGATGAGGTTCCCGAGCGGGCAGCCCTGGTGGCAGAACGGGATGCCGCAGTCCATGCAGCGGCCGGCCTGCTTCTCCAGCTTCGTCGACGCGAAGTCTTCGTAGACCTCGCGCCAGTCCATCAGCCGGAGGTCGACCGGACGGCGCTTCGGCTCTTCGCGGGTGGTGGTCAGAAAGCCCTTGGGGTCAGCCATGTGCGGCCTCCATGATCGCCTCGTTCACGTCGCGCCCGTCGCGCTCGGCCTGCACCTGGGCGGCGAGCACGCGCTTGTAGTCCTTCGGCATGACCTTCCCGAAGCGGTCGACGCCCGCGTCCCAGTCGGCCAGCAGTTCCCGCGCGACGGCGGATTCCGTTTCGTCGTAGTGCTTTTCCAGCGTTTCGCGCAGGAAGTCCGCGTCCTCGGAGTCGAGCGGGTCGAGGTCGACCATCTCCGGGTTGACGCGGTGCGCGGGCAGGTCGAGCACGTAGGCGATGCCGCCGGACATGCCGGCCGCGAAGTTCCGCCCGATCGGGCCGAGCACGACCATCCGGCCGCCGGTCATGTACTCGCCGCCGTGGTCGCCGACGCCTTCGACGACGGCCAGCGCGCCGGAGTTGCGCACGCAGAACCGCTCGCCGACCTTGCCGCGGATGAAGATCTCGCCGCTCGTGGCGCCGTAGGCGATCACGTTGCCGGCGATGATCTGCTCTTCGGCGACGTAGCTGGCTTCCTTCGGCGGCCGCACGATCAGCCGGCCGCCGGAGAGGCCCTTGCCGACGTAGTCGTTGCCGTCGCCGATCAGCCGCAGCGTGATGCCCTTCGGCACGAACGCGCCGAACGACTGGCCCGCCGTCCCGGTGAAGGTGACGTCGATGGTGTCGTCGGGCAGGCCTTCGCCGCCCCACCGCTTGGTCAGCTCGGAGCCGAGCATGGTGCCGACGGTCCGGTTCACGTTGCGCACCGGCAGTTCCAGCCGCACCTTGTCACCGGAGTTCAGCGCGCCTTCGGCCAGCTGGATCAGCGTGTTGTCGAGCGCCTTCTCCAGCCCGTGGTCCTGCCGCGTCTGCTGCAGGCGCAGCCCGGCCGGGGCCAGCTCGGGCACGTGGAAGATCGGCGACAGGTCCAGCCCGGCCGCCTTCCAGTGCTCGACGGCCTTGCGCTTGTCGAGGAACTCGGCGTGCCCGACCGCCTCGGCGATCGACCGGAAACCGAGCTCCGCCAGGTACTCGCGCACTTCCTGGGCGATGAACTCGAAGAAGTTGACGACGTATTCGGCCTTGCCGCTGAACTTCTCGCGCAGCTTCGGGTTCTGTGTCGCGACGCCCACCGGGCACGTGTCGAGGTGGCAGACGCGCATCATGATGCAGCCCGACACCACCAGCGGCGCGGTCGCGAAGCCGAACTCCTCGGCGCCGAGCAGCGCCGCGACAATCACGTCGCGGCCGGTCTTGAGCTGGCCGTCGGTCTGCACGACGATCCGGTCGCGCAGCCGGTTGGCCAGCAGCGTCTGCTGCGTCTCGGCCAGGCCGAGCTCCCACGGGCCACCGGCGTGCTTGATGGACGACAGCGGCGACGCGCCCGTCCCGCCGTCGTGACCCGAGATGAGCACGACGTCCGCGTGCGCCTTGGACACGCCCGCCGCGACCGTGCCGACGCCGACCTCGGACACGAGCTTCACGTGGATGCGCGCGTTCGGGTTGGCGTTCTTGAGGTCGTGGATCAGCTGCGCCAGGTCCTCGATCGAGTAGATGTCGTGGTGCGGCGGCGGTGAGATGAGGCCGACGCCCGGCGTCGAGAACCGCGTCTTCGCGATCCACGGGTACACCTTCGCGCCGGGCAACTGCCCGCCCTCGCCGGGCTTCGCGCCCTGCGCCATCTTGATCTGGATGTCGTCGGCGTTGACGAGGTACTCGCTCGTGACGCCGAACCGGCCGGACGCGACCTGCTTCACGGCGCTGCGGCGCTCCGGGTCGTACAGCCGCTCCGCGTCTTCGCCGCCCTCACCGGTATTCGACTTGCCGCCGAGGCGGTTCATCGCGATGGCGAGGGTCTGGTGCATCTCCATCGAAATCGAGCCGTAGGAGATGGCGCCGGTGGCGAACCGCTTGACGATCTCCGAGACCGGTTCGACCTCCTCGATCGGCACCGGCGCGCGCTTGCCGTACTTGAAGTCGAACAGCCCGCGCAGCGTCAGCAGCTTCTCGGCCTGGTCGTCGACGGACTTCGTGTACTCCTTGAAGATCTCGTACTTGCCGGACCGGGTGGAGTGCTGCAGCTTGAAGACCGTCTGCGGGTTGAACAGGTGCGGCTCGCCCTCGCGGCGCCACTGGTAGTCCGCGCCGGTTTCGAGCTCGCGGTGCGCCGCCCGGACGCCGTCGGCCGGGAAGGCGTAGTTGTGCCGCTTCGCGACCTCTTCGGCGAGGGTTTCGAAGCCGACACCGCCGAGGCGGGACGTCGTGCCGGTGAAGCAGTTGTCGATGACCTCGTCGCCGAGCCCGATCGCCTCGAAGATCTGCGCGCCGGTGTAGGACGCGACGGTCGAGACACCCATCTTCGACATCGTCTTGCGGACGCCCTTGCCGAGCGCCTTGATCAGGTTCTGCGTGGCTTCCTTCGGCGTCACGCCGGGGATCAGGCCCTGGCGGGCCATCTCTTCGACGGTCGCCATCGCCAGGTACGGGTTCACCGCGGCGACGCCGTAGCCGATGAGCAGCGCGATGTGGTGCACCTCGCGCGCGTCGCCGGCCTCGACGATGAGGCCGACCTGCGTGCGCGTCTTCTCACGGACGAGGTGGTGGTGCACCGCGCCGGTCAGCAGCAGCGACGGGATCGGCGCGTGGTCCTCGTCGACCCCGCGGTCGGACAGCACGATCAGCCGCGCGCCGTCCTCGATCGCCTCGGACACCTCGGCGCGGATCTCGTCGAGGCGCTTGACCAGCGCCTCGCCGCCGCCGTGGACGTTGTAGCGGCCGAGCACGGTGACCGCCTGGAACTCCGGCAGGTCGCCGTCGTCGTTGACGTGCACCAGCTTCGCGAGCTGGTCGTTGTCGAGCACCGGGAAGGGCAGCACGATCCGGCGGCAGCTGGCGGCGGTGCCGACGAGCAGGTTCGGCTCGGCGCCGATCTGCGTGCCGAGCGCGGTCACGAGCTCCTCGCGGATGGCGTCCAGGGGCGGGTTCGTCACCTGGGCGAAGAGCTGGATGAAGTAGTCGAACAGCAGCCGCGGCCGGCTCGACAGCGTCGCGATGGGCGAGTCGTTGCCCATCGAGCCGATCGGTTCCGCGCCGGTGCGGGCCATCGGCTCGAGGATGGCGTCGAGCTCCTCCTCGGTGTAGCCGAACGCCTGCTGGCGGCGCACGAGCGCGGCGTGCAGCGGGACCTCGCGGTCGCGCTCGGGCAGGTCCTCGAGGTTGAGCAGCCCGGCCTCGACCCACTCGTCGTACGGGTGCTCGGTGGCCAGCTGGGTCTTGATCTCTTCGTCCTCGATGATCCGGCCCTCGGCGGTGTCCACGAGGAACATCCGGCCGGGTTCGAGGCGTCCCTTCCGGACGATCGTCGCCGGGTCGAGGTCGAGCACGCCGACTTCGGAGGCCAGCACGACGAGGCCGTCGTCGGTCACCCAGTAGCGGCCGGGACGCAGGCCGTTGCGGTCCAGGACCGCGCCGATCTGGCTGCCGTCGGTGAAGGCGACCAGCGCCGGGCCGTCCCACGGCTCCATCAGCGTCGAGTGGAACTCGTAGAAGGCGCGCCGGGCCGGGTCCATCTCCTGGTGGTTCTCCCAGGCCTCCGGGATCATCATCAGGACCGAGTGCGGCAGCGAGCGGCCACCGAGGTGGAGCAGCTCGAGCACCTCGTCGAAGGACGCCGAGTCGCTGGCGCCGCGGGTGATCACCGGGTAGATCCGCTTGAGGTCGCCCGGGACCAGGTCGGTCTCGAGCAGCGCCTCGCGGGCGTCCATCCAGTTGCGGTTGCCGCGCAGGGTGTTGATCTCGCCGTTGTGCGCGACGTACCGGTACGGGTGCGCCAGCGGCCACGACGGGAAGGTGTTGGTGGAGAAGCGGGAGTGCACCAGGCCGATGGCGCTGGTGACGCGCTCGTCGGTGAGGTCGGCGAAGAAGCGCTCGACCTGCGGCTCGGTGAGCATTCCTTTGTAGACGATCGTGCGCGAGGACAGCGACGGGAAGTAGACGTCGTCCTCGACGAGCTCGTGCTCGGCGCGCTTGCGGACGCAGAAGGCGCTGCGCTCGATGTGCAGCGGGTCCGAATGCTCCGGCTTCGGGCGGCGCGCGGCGAGGAACAGCTGCGTGAAGTGCGGCATGGTCTCGGCGGCGGTCGGCCCGCAGTGCTCGGTGTGCACCGGCAGCTCTCGCCAGCCGAGGACGCGCATGTCCTCTTCGGCGGCGATGCGCTCGATGGTCGTCATGGCCCGGCCGCGGCGTTTTTCGTCCTGCGGCAGGAAAGCGGTGCCGACGGCGTAGGTGCCCGGCTCGGGCAGCTCGAAGTCCACGACTTCGCGGTAGAACTCGTCCGGGACCTGGATGAGCAGGCCCGCGCCGTCCCCGGTGTCCGGTTCGGCTCCCCGCGCCCCTCGGTGTTCCAGGTTGCGCAACGCGACCAGGGCTTTGGCGACGATCGCGTGATCGCGCCGCCCGGTCAGGTCGGCGACGAAGGCGACACCGCAGGCGTCGTGTTCGTAGTCGCTCCGGTAGAGGCCCTCGGCCTCGGCGTTGCTGAACTGCTCCCCGAACGGGGGCAGGGAATTGGCACGGTGGGTCACGGCTGGCCGCCTCCCAAGGCGTTGGCGCGACCGGTACTCACTCCATCGTGTGGTTCGAGCTGAACCGGTTAACGAAGTGGTCCGGGACCGCGATGGTCAGTCGAGAACAGTTGCTGTTGTCGAAGTGCAAGATGCCGCGAAGCGTCGGCCGAGCTCCGATGCTCGGAAACCGGACGCGGGTCATCTGGGAGGCCGCACAGCGCTGGGCAGCCGAACGTGTCGGTCCTGCGAGCGCGCACGACGGACCACTGTGGTGGGGGTCAGCCGAGCGCGCGGTGTTACTCCCGGGTTCGCCGGGTCTTATGACGATAGTGTGAATTCGCTGTTATCGACATACGTCGTTGCCCCCGGGTGGGAAATGCCACGCTTGCGTTGACGCGCCAGGGGGTAGTCCCATATGTCGGTCTGTCCCTCCCGATTGCTGGTGCGGCTGGCCGCTGACCTGCGGAAACGTCTGTCCCAAGTGGTCTGGGGCACGTGCCGGCGCGTCGTGGCGGGGTGGGAAGCTGGGGACATGGCGGACTCGGCCGATGACTGATCGTTATCTCTCCGTGGCTCGATCCGGGGTCCACGAGATCGAGATCAAGCGCTCCCGGTTCCTCTGCGCGCTCGCCCCGGCGACGTCGGAGGAGGTCGCGCGCGAGTTCATCGCGGGCCGCCGTCGCGCCGAACCGGGCGCGCGACACCACTGCCACGCGTTCGTTTTGGGGCCGGACGGGCGAACCCAGCGCTCCAGCGACGACGGCGAACCGGCCGGTACCGCGGGCACGCCGATGCTGGAAGTGCTGCGCCGCCGCGAGGTCACGGACACGGTCGCGGTGGTGACCCGCTACTTCGGCGGCGTGCTGCTGGGCGCGGGCGGACTGATCCGCGCGTACGGACAGTCCGTTTCGGAGGCACTGGAAGTTGTTGGTGTACTAGAACACCGGCGTCTCGCACGGGTGGAAGTGGCGGTGAGCTACGACCGCGCGGGCCGGCTG encodes the following:
- a CDS encoding TetR/AcrR family transcriptional regulator yields the protein MSRWEPNTRERLMRAAVAEFLDRGYESVTVAEITERAGLTKRTFFRHYADKREVLFAGQDILSRLFSGSIASAPAEATPVEAISAALTAIGEVFGPERREWARKVQVVVAGHSDLRERELLKRAKLRAAMAEALRERGVGEPAASLAAEIGGLAFTTGFQRWLEPSDERGFGELCREALAELVAATAALGRAPDHDSRDRTS
- a CDS encoding SDR family oxidoreductase, whose translation is MRVFVTGASGWIGSALVPELLGAGHDVVGLARSDGSAAAIEAMGGEALRGGLTDLELLRNASADADGVVHLAFGHDFSRIEETIETDARAVEAMGSALAGKPFVVASGTPVVPGRASLEDDNPDGAGPVAGRTEIARAVVAMAGRGVRSSVVRLPRSVHGEGDNHGFIAQLIGLNREKGVSAYVGDGTQRWPAVHVVDAAHLFRLALEQAPAGAVLHAVGDEGVAIRDLAEVIGTRLNLPPTSVPAGELGFLGLILSVDQPSGSARTQELLGWRPTRPGLLEDVEKGHYFG
- a CDS encoding glutamate synthase subunit beta, which gives rise to MADPKGFLTTTREEPKRRPVDLRLMDWREVYEDFASTKLEKQAGRCMDCGIPFCHQGCPLGNLIPEWNTLVWRDDWRQAIERLHATNNFPEFTGTLCPAPCETACVLGINDDPVTIKRVEISIVDRAFEEGWITPEVPAVKTGKKVAVVGSGPSGLAAAQQLTRAGHSVVVFERADKIGGLLRYGIPEFKMEKSRLDRRLAQMEAEGTEFRASVNVGADLPVSELLAHDAVVLAGGATDWRDLAIPGRELDGIHQAMEFLPPANRVASGDLDVSPYSAEGLDVVVIGGGDTGADCVGTSHRQGARSVTQLEIMPKPPESRSDAHPWPTYPMIYRVSSAHEEGGERLYAVNTQEFLGDADGRVRALKLVEVRNEGGKFVPVEGSERELPAQLVLLAMGFLGPQKQGLLEDLGVELDGRGNVVRDKAFKTSLDNVFVAGDMGRGQSLIVWAIAEGRSAAAGVDAFLTGRDFLPAPIAPTDRPIA
- the gltB gene encoding glutamate synthase large subunit, producing the protein MTHRANSLPPFGEQFSNAEAEGLYRSDYEHDACGVAFVADLTGRRDHAIVAKALVALRNLEHRGARGAEPDTGDGAGLLIQVPDEFYREVVDFELPEPGTYAVGTAFLPQDEKRRGRAMTTIERIAAEEDMRVLGWRELPVHTEHCGPTAAETMPHFTQLFLAARRPKPEHSDPLHIERSAFCVRKRAEHELVEDDVYFPSLSSRTIVYKGMLTEPQVERFFADLTDERVTSAIGLVHSRFSTNTFPSWPLAHPYRYVAHNGEINTLRGNRNWMDAREALLETDLVPGDLKRIYPVITRGASDSASFDEVLELLHLGGRSLPHSVLMMIPEAWENHQEMDPARRAFYEFHSTLMEPWDGPALVAFTDGSQIGAVLDRNGLRPGRYWVTDDGLVVLASEVGVLDLDPATIVRKGRLEPGRMFLVDTAEGRIIEDEEIKTQLATEHPYDEWVEAGLLNLEDLPERDREVPLHAALVRRQQAFGYTEEELDAILEPMARTGAEPIGSMGNDSPIATLSSRPRLLFDYFIQLFAQVTNPPLDAIREELVTALGTQIGAEPNLLVGTAASCRRIVLPFPVLDNDQLAKLVHVNDDGDLPEFQAVTVLGRYNVHGGGEALVKRLDEIRAEVSEAIEDGARLIVLSDRGVDEDHAPIPSLLLTGAVHHHLVREKTRTQVGLIVEAGDAREVHHIALLIGYGVAAVNPYLAMATVEEMARQGLIPGVTPKEATQNLIKALGKGVRKTMSKMGVSTVASYTGAQIFEAIGLGDEVIDNCFTGTTSRLGGVGFETLAEEVAKRHNYAFPADGVRAAHRELETGADYQWRREGEPHLFNPQTVFKLQHSTRSGKYEIFKEYTKSVDDQAEKLLTLRGLFDFKYGKRAPVPIEEVEPVSEIVKRFATGAISYGSISMEMHQTLAIAMNRLGGKSNTGEGGEDAERLYDPERRSAVKQVASGRFGVTSEYLVNADDIQIKMAQGAKPGEGGQLPGAKVYPWIAKTRFSTPGVGLISPPPHHDIYSIEDLAQLIHDLKNANPNARIHVKLVSEVGVGTVAAGVSKAHADVVLISGHDGGTGASPLSSIKHAGGPWELGLAETQQTLLANRLRDRIVVQTDGQLKTGRDVIVAALLGAEEFGFATAPLVVSGCIMMRVCHLDTCPVGVATQNPKLREKFSGKAEYVVNFFEFIAQEVREYLAELGFRSIAEAVGHAEFLDKRKAVEHWKAAGLDLSPIFHVPELAPAGLRLQQTRQDHGLEKALDNTLIQLAEGALNSGDKVRLELPVRNVNRTVGTMLGSELTKRWGGEGLPDDTIDVTFTGTAGQSFGAFVPKGITLRLIGDGNDYVGKGLSGGRLIVRPPKEASYVAEEQIIAGNVIAYGATSGEIFIRGKVGERFCVRNSGALAVVEGVGDHGGEYMTGGRMVVLGPIGRNFAAGMSGGIAYVLDLPAHRVNPEMVDLDPLDSEDADFLRETLEKHYDETESAVARELLADWDAGVDRFGKVMPKDYKRVLAAQVQAERDGRDVNEAIMEAAHG
- a CDS encoding YigZ family protein, whose amino-acid sequence is MTDRYLSVARSGVHEIEIKRSRFLCALAPATSEEVAREFIAGRRRAEPGARHHCHAFVLGPDGRTQRSSDDGEPAGTAGTPMLEVLRRREVTDTVAVVTRYFGGVLLGAGGLIRAYGQSVSEALEVVGVLEHRRLARVEVAVSYDRAGRLENDLRASPYLLHATRFDEKARFEIGLAPGEAPAFESWLADLTNGEASTTQLGDHWVTRGS